From the genome of Leishmania panamensis strain MHOM/PA/94/PSC-1 chromosome 4 sequence, one region includes:
- a CDS encoding hypothetical protein (TriTrypDB/GeneDB-style sysID: LpmP.04.0840) — MGNGVSSPSPADSATSSSARASYPAATRGPRVKKILVNAAPRASASSFPSPASMATASTYRQARAQTPEAKSASLQITAVQRRQQIPGVNGTGRAAGSAARGHARNEEDLLLAFTRNADPISLRVLGLIQQADAVPQNIPSEKLRLLQQCYPLLETVPKCRFDQLAVTVYQKEGDIYYQQEDIENAKSTYSRAITLAEKRVARQETDMYMVLKRYVLAMVGLSRIWYDHERDHKGFTFVDHKHPKVPAVDGGDATEDANSSMSSLESSLMSDGGSVFSLNEAILKSMAPRPPRRQTGPFFQRVKVRAPHVTQNVKLNREDEFVLHSRMTRELVASPCELLLLRCCEVVQIGHNSQSELLIPAQIALAQIYEELALYSRALLLVRRCVGILCSVYDYDHPWVVYLMQRADRLEELLEEQLRSNMATKIQATWRMYQAMQQLENVLGHPVRRHQWIPRKYRATPDLNFLEDFVDDMPSDGLLGDAADDGVYGGLGVNREGREQQTTKGSVTVPEQTAMVLQTAPVRETEWHSAEPHYPADVLVRYAPAENAESGDTFTTVVPNATVVGTTQDTQTDTDVQHTEYGDVLTVRTTTITKTITEDVVSSIDNDSDDESSEDEGQPTAPLRGGAPPPPPRQQKQSRGTTYPAHPPPQAAASYSSASSMDKYEEERECLWAERAPKEPQQQRQEQTQVKPHGHAVSTQARRPPPQTSLQAETTEQRRKEKEQPRTSRQAVATSSLLQRRESATQRNPGNGANRSTVHQPEQQPPKAARPRLHPYSSREDENAFGDELSRPAQRGALPQQQPAPPMRDHYSALVAPSSNGSNDEEYDVAPLEGYRDGTAPHQVGESNEVIGGTDVRSSSSEVSPLYVRAVNYKSRRESFQDLVVPNAAYRRESNGCPVFLPPLGYRRRSERSSQSSSMPPPGSESNELVLHPLVHNGSRSPQVQKAPMQPNDPRYRGDHSGMPVYPTAPTNTYPSVHPYVAQAPQTTKTTRDYKIIKRRRVRTYVRESVVSSSTNGENTSSSSSSVNINERMSSASWEEDSASSSSSSSTHVVYVEEAEQTDAASDNSKPNSTSAPRQQQQQPSKQKPARRLSVPHRPHKPRRPTPPKKLLSKTGNGSGAAAR, encoded by the coding sequence ATGGGAAACGGTGTGTCGAGCCCGAGCCCGGCGGACTCCGCGACTTCGTCGTCTGCCCGCGCCTCCTAtccggcagcgacgaggggGCCACGGGTGAAGAAGATCCTCGTCAACGCCGCTCCGCGAGCATCCGCTAGCAGCTTCCCCTCACCCGCCTCCATGGCGACGGCATCCACGTACCGCCAGGCTCGTGCACAGACTCCAGAGGCGAAgtcagcgtcgctgcagatAACCGCGGTGCAGCGTCGTCAACAGATCCCGGGAGTGAATGGCACGGGCCGTGCCGCCGGCTCGGCTGCTCGTGGACATGCCAGGAATGAGGAGGACCTTCTCCTGGCCTTCACCCGCAACGCCGACCCGATCTCGCTGCGCGTCTTGGGGCTGATCCAGCAGGCCGATGCCGTGCCGCAGAACATCCCAAGCGAgaagctgcggctgcttcagCAGTGCTACCCCCTGCTGGAAACCGTGCCCAAGTGCCGGTTTGATCAGCTGGCCGTCACCGTCTACCAGAAAGAGGGTGACATCTACTACCAGCAGGAGGATATCGAGAACGCGAAAAGTACGTACAGCCGTGCCATCACGCTGGCAGAGAAGCGCGTTGCACGTCAGGAAACAGACATGTACATGGTGTTGAAGCGCTACGTCTTGGCGATGGTTGGGCTGTCGCGAATTTGGTACGACCACGAGCGCGACCACAAAGGCTTCACCTTCGTTGATCACAAGCACCCCAAGGTGCCGGCCgtcgacggtggcgacgctaCGGAAGACGCAAACTCGTCCATGAGCTCGCTCGAGAGCAGCCTAATGTCCGACGGGGGTAGCGTCTTCAGCCTGAACGAAGCCATCCTGAAATCCATGGCGCCACgcccgccgcggcggcagacTGGCCCATTCTTTCAGCGTGTGAAGGTGCGAGCGCCGCATGTAACCCAGAACGTGAAGCTCAACCGCGAGGACGAGTTTgtgctgcacagccgcaTGACGCGCGAGCTGGTCGCCTCGCCGTgtgaactgctgctgctgcggtgctgcgaggTGGTGCAGATTGGCCACAACTCGCAGTCGGAGCTGCTCATCCCAGCCCAGATAGCGCTGGCTCAGATTTACGAGGAGCTCGCGCTCTACagccgcgcgctgctgctcgtgcggcgctgcgtggggATTTTGTGCAGTGTGTACGACTACGACCACCCGTGGGTGGTTTACCTGATGCAGCGTGCCGACAGGcttgaggagctgctggaggagcagctgcgcagcaacATGGCAACCAAGATCCAGGCCACATGGAGGATGTACCaagcgatgcagcagctggagaacGTGCTGGGGCATccggtgcggcggcaccaGTGGATTCCGCGCAAATACCGCGCGACACCGGACCTCAACTTCCTCGAGGACTTTGTCGACGACATGCCCTCAGATGGGCTGCTTGGCGATGCCGCCGATGACGGGGTGTACGGTGGCCTCGGAGTCAACCGCGAAGGCCGCGAGCAACAAACCACCAAAGGCAGCGTCACGGTACCTGAACAGacggcgatggtgctgcaAACGGCGCCTGTGCGGGAGACTGAATGGCACAGTGCCGAGCCGCACTACCCTGCGGACGTGCTCGTGCGCTACGCCCCAGCAGAGAACGCCGAAAGCGGTGACACGTTCACGACGGTGGTGCCGAACGCGACCGTCGTGGGCACCACCCAAGACACCCAGACAGACACCGACGTGCAGCACACGGAGTACGGAGATGTGCTGACGGTGCGCACGACAACGATCACCAAGACCATCACAGAGGACGTCGTCAGCAGCATCGATAATGACTCGGACGACGAGTCCTCCGAGGATGAAGGACAACCGACTGCTCCACTGCGAGGgggtgcaccaccacccccaccgcggcagcagaagcagtCACGCGGCACCACCTACCCCGCACACCCTCCaccacaagcagcagcgtcgtaCTCATCCGCGTCATCAATGGACAAGTacgaagaggagcgagagtgCTTGTGGGCGGAACGCGCACCTAAGGAGcctcagcaacagcggcaagAGCAGACGCAGGTCAAGCCGCACGGTCACGCTGTATCAACTCAGGCGCGCCGCCCACCTCCCCAGACCAGTCTACAGGCGGAGACAACGGagcagcgaaggaaagagaaagagcagccGCGGACCTCTCGACAAGCTGTGGCGACATcctcactgctgcagcggcgtgaATCAGCGACGCAGCGCAACCCTGGCAATGGTGCTAATCGCTCGACTGTTCATCagccggagcagcagccgccaaAGGCAGCGAGGCCGCGCTTGCACCCGTACAGCTCCCGCGAGGACGAGAACGCCTTCGGCGATGAGCTGAGCCGCCCGGCTCAGCGTGGtgctctgccgcagcagcaaccagcACCACCGATGCGGGACCACTACAGCGCACTGGTGGCGCCGtccagcaacggcagcaatGACGAGGAGTACGACGTTGCGCCGCTAGAGGGCTACAGGGACGGCACCGCACCACACCAGGTGGGGGAGAGTAACGAAGTCATCGGTGGCACTGACGTCcggtcctcctcgtcggAGGTGTCGCCGCTGTATGTGCGGGCAGTGAACTACAAGTCGCGTCGAGAGTCCTTCCAGGACTTGGTGGTGCCGAACGCGGCATACCGGAGGGAGTCGAATGGGTGTCCGGTCTTCCTACCCCCACTCGGCTACCGCCGTCGGAGTGAGCGAAGCAGCCAGAGTTCCTcaatgccgccgccgggCTCTGAGAGCAACGAACTTGTGCTACACCCCCTCGTCCATAACGGCAGCCGCTCACCACAGGTGCAGAAAGCACCGATGCAGCCGAACGACCCGCGATACCGCGGCGATCACTCTGGGATGCCGGTGTATCCCACAGCACCGACTAACACGTATCCCTCAGTGCACCCGTACGTGGCGCAGGCACCACAGACGACCAAGACGACTCGCGACTACAAAATCATCAAGAGGCGGCGCGTGCGTACCTACGTGCGAGAGTCAGtcgtgagcagcagcaccaacggcgAGAACACGAgtagcagcagtagcagtgTGAATATAAACGAACGCATGAGCAGCGCAAGCTGGGAGGAGGACTCcgcctcgagcagcagcagcagcagcacccatGTGGTGTACGTGGAGGAAGCGGAGCAGACAGACGCAGCGAGCGACAACTCCAAGCCCAACAGCACCTCCGCCccacgccagcagcagcagcagccatcaAAGCAGAAACCGGCACGACGACTAAGCGTGCCCCACCGCCCACACAAGCCACGGAGGCCCACTCCCCCAAAGAAGTTACTTTCGAAGACAGGGaacggcagtggtgcagcggcCCGCTGA